From the Pseudarthrobacter sp. MM222 genome, one window contains:
- a CDS encoding class II fructose-bisphosphate aldolase translates to MRARLDHLVSSALQQGSAVPAFTCYDFTTALAVVSAAEEAGRGAILLVAPKTAASPNGPRLIAALRGLADGAGVPIAVQLDHAADPELILAAVAAGADSVLVDGSSLPYEDNIALVRSVRADLDGRGNADVVIEAELGGLAGDEDRAFGADAAGSAPAAGLTDSGQVEDFVSRTGAQLLAVAVGNVHGKYQGEPRLRWDVLQDIAVRTRIPLVLHGASGIPAEELVKAAAMNVGKVNFNTELRTGVLAVLEERVSAHRADGENLQALLGQWGDAARNFAADALRTLAR, encoded by the coding sequence ATGCGTGCCCGACTCGACCACCTTGTGTCCTCCGCCCTGCAGCAGGGCTCCGCGGTACCGGCCTTCACCTGCTACGACTTCACCACCGCCCTGGCGGTCGTCAGCGCGGCCGAGGAGGCCGGCCGCGGCGCCATCCTGCTGGTGGCGCCCAAGACGGCGGCTTCGCCGAACGGCCCGCGGCTGATCGCAGCCCTCCGCGGCCTCGCCGACGGCGCCGGCGTGCCGATCGCCGTCCAGCTCGACCACGCCGCCGATCCGGAGTTGATCCTGGCCGCCGTCGCGGCCGGGGCGGATTCCGTGCTCGTGGACGGATCGTCGTTGCCGTACGAGGACAACATCGCACTGGTCCGCAGCGTCCGTGCGGATCTGGACGGGCGGGGGAACGCCGACGTCGTGATCGAAGCCGAACTCGGTGGCCTCGCCGGTGACGAAGACCGTGCCTTCGGAGCCGACGCCGCCGGCAGCGCGCCGGCAGCGGGGCTCACCGATTCCGGGCAGGTGGAGGACTTCGTGTCGCGGACCGGCGCGCAGCTGCTGGCGGTGGCCGTCGGCAACGTCCACGGGAAGTACCAGGGCGAACCCCGGCTCCGCTGGGACGTGCTGCAGGACATCGCCGTGCGGACCCGCATTCCGCTGGTGCTGCACGGCGCCTCCGGGATTCCGGCGGAGGAACTGGTGAAGGCTGCCGCCATGAACGTCGGCAAGGTGAACTTCAACACCGAGCTCCGCACCGGCGTGCTGGCCGTGCTCGAGGAGCGGGTCTCCGCCCACCGGGCCGACGGCGAGAATCTCCAGGCCCTGCTGGGCCAGTGGGGCGACGCCGCCCGCAACTTCGCCGCGGACGCCCTGCGCACGCTGGCCCGCTGA